In Alkalihalobacillus sp. TS-13, the following are encoded in one genomic region:
- a CDS encoding GerAB/ArcD/ProY family transporter, whose product MEQVKISTIQLYVLMVFFQIGSAVVVGLGLQAKQGAWIAILLGMIAGNVFFWMYTRIHLYSPSNNYMDMLQIAFGKILGKAVGFIYIIYFTYLAARVLRDFGELLLSATLVETPLFIILTIMILASFYVISKGIEVLARTSEFYFPILTGLVFFGIALLFASKAVDLKKLQPYFGDGWGVILKTAFPMTMTFPFGELVAFLMLFTYVNNTKKIRQTGYFAILTSGVMLAFTAMMDIAVLGAETAARTTFPLLMTISHIQIGQFIQRLDAIGVFILIIGMFFKVSIFYYVAVSCTANVFNVNKFKRLFYPISLVILFGALTITTNFSEHLEEGLIVVPFFLHLPLQLGVPFLVLVILAIRYRKGSTS is encoded by the coding sequence ATGGAACAAGTAAAAATAAGCACGATTCAACTTTATGTGTTGATGGTCTTCTTCCAAATTGGCAGTGCAGTTGTAGTAGGGCTTGGTTTACAGGCGAAACAGGGTGCTTGGATTGCTATTTTGCTAGGGATGATAGCAGGTAATGTATTTTTCTGGATGTACACCCGGATCCATCTGTACAGCCCTTCAAACAACTACATGGACATGCTCCAAATAGCCTTTGGTAAAATTCTTGGAAAAGCGGTAGGATTCATATACATCATTTATTTCACTTATCTTGCCGCTCGAGTTCTCCGTGATTTTGGTGAATTGCTACTTTCAGCCACCTTAGTTGAAACACCGTTGTTCATCATTTTAACGATTATGATCCTTGCTTCATTTTACGTTATTTCGAAAGGGATAGAAGTGCTCGCAAGGACAAGTGAATTTTATTTTCCGATCCTAACCGGGCTTGTGTTCTTTGGAATCGCCTTATTATTTGCCTCTAAAGCAGTCGATTTAAAAAAATTACAACCTTACTTCGGGGATGGGTGGGGAGTGATATTGAAAACGGCCTTTCCAATGACGATGACGTTTCCGTTCGGAGAATTGGTTGCCTTCTTGATGTTGTTCACTTATGTCAATAATACGAAGAAAATCAGGCAGACGGGATATTTTGCAATTTTGACAAGTGGGGTGATGCTGGCCTTTACAGCTATGATGGACATCGCTGTCCTTGGTGCAGAGACTGCTGCACGAACGACCTTTCCCTTATTAATGACCATCAGCCATATTCAAATCGGGCAGTTCATCCAACGCCTTGACGCAATCGGTGTTTTCATCTTGATCATCGGCATGTTTTTCAAAGTTTCCATTTTCTATTACGTAGCAGTATCTTGTACTGCCAATGTGTTCAATGTGAACAAGTTCAAGCGGCTTTTTTATCCCATCAGCTTAGTCATTCTTTTTGGTGCACTAACCATCACTACGAACTTTTCTGAGCATCTAGAAGAGGGATTGATAGTCGTACCCTTCTTCCTGCACCTTCCATTACAGCTTGGTGTCCCTTTCCTTGTTCTTGTCATCCTTGCAATTCGTTATCGGAAGGGTTCAACGTCGTAA
- a CDS encoding DUF1992 domain-containing protein, translating into MSKENEGKKKSEVDEIQYSDLIGDIIKRAEQEGAFENLKGKGKPLKLDGDHSYNPDRLLNKVMKDNNILPPWIQMDKEIERMKEELASYSSEYNIRKSVEEINKKIFNYNLTCPPTAQKRKLKLEDYLPAE; encoded by the coding sequence GTGAGTAAGGAAAATGAAGGTAAGAAAAAGTCGGAAGTCGATGAAATCCAATATTCCGATCTGATTGGTGATATCATCAAACGGGCTGAACAGGAAGGTGCTTTCGAGAACTTGAAAGGGAAAGGTAAACCGCTGAAGTTGGATGGGGACCATTCGTATAATCCTGACCGCCTGTTGAATAAGGTGATGAAGGACAATAATATCCTACCGCCATGGATCCAGATGGATAAGGAAATTGAACGGATGAAAGAAGAATTGGCGTCATATTCTAGTGAATATAACATCCGGAAGTCTGTCGAGGAAATCAACAAGAAGATTTTCAATTACAACCTGACCTGCCCTCCAACTGCACAGAAACGAAAATTGAAACTGGAGGATTACTTGCCAGCGGAATAA
- a CDS encoding HD domain-containing protein, producing the protein MSYMLQQLDEEKVFKDPVHRYIHVRDRIIWDLIGTKEFQRLRRIRQLGTTFLTFHGAEHSRFSHSLGVYEIVRRIIEIFQGRPHWDDEERILCLAAALLHDVGHGPYSHSFEKVFNLDHEDFTQSIILGDTEVNSVLKRVDDDFPRKVSEVIAKTYENKLVVSMISSQIDADRMDYLLRDAYFTGVSYGQFDIERILRVMRPKEDQVVIKHSGMHAVEDYIMSRYQMYWQVYFHPVTRSAEVILSKILNRAKVLYQEGYTFKLDPLHFVSLFNDNVDLDDYIKLDEGIIQFYFQAWQDEEDEILSDLCERFLNRRLFKYMEFNPNVHMEHWHRLYTYFVKAGIDPEYYLIVDSSSDLPYDFYRPGEEEERLPIHLLMKSGEYRELSRESTVVEAISGKKRTDHKLYYPSDLVEKIDDQDLKRKISEILEF; encoded by the coding sequence ATGAGCTATATGCTGCAACAATTAGACGAAGAAAAAGTATTTAAAGATCCTGTACACAGATACATTCACGTACGTGACCGTATCATTTGGGATTTGATTGGAACGAAGGAGTTCCAGCGTTTGAGAAGGATCCGTCAACTCGGTACCACGTTTTTAACGTTCCATGGCGCTGAACACAGCCGGTTCAGCCATTCACTTGGGGTATATGAAATCGTTCGTCGGATCATTGAAATTTTTCAAGGGCGCCCGCATTGGGACGATGAAGAGCGCATCCTCTGTTTAGCAGCAGCACTTTTACACGATGTCGGACATGGCCCCTATTCACATTCCTTTGAAAAAGTATTCAATCTTGATCACGAAGATTTTACACAATCGATCATTCTAGGAGATACGGAAGTAAACAGCGTCTTAAAGAGGGTCGATGATGACTTTCCGCGTAAGGTTTCCGAGGTTATCGCAAAAACCTATGAAAACAAGCTTGTCGTCAGCATGATCTCAAGCCAGATCGATGCAGACCGGATGGACTATTTGCTCCGTGATGCTTATTTCACCGGGGTCAGTTACGGTCAATTCGATATAGAGCGTATTTTGAGGGTCATGCGACCGAAAGAAGACCAGGTTGTCATTAAACATAGTGGGATGCATGCTGTCGAGGACTACATAATGAGCCGTTATCAAATGTATTGGCAAGTCTATTTCCATCCAGTGACTCGCAGTGCGGAGGTCATCCTGTCGAAAATCCTTAATCGTGCGAAAGTCCTTTATCAAGAAGGGTACACATTCAAATTGGACCCGCTTCATTTTGTTTCGTTATTCAACGATAACGTTGATCTCGATGACTATATCAAGCTCGACGAAGGAATCATCCAGTTCTATTTCCAGGCCTGGCAGGATGAAGAAGATGAGATTCTCAGCGATCTTTGTGAGCGTTTTTTGAATCGCCGTCTGTTCAAGTATATGGAATTCAACCCAAACGTCCATATGGAACATTGGCACAGGCTTTATACGTATTTCGTCAAAGCTGGAATCGACCCGGAGTATTATTTGATCGTCGATTCCTCATCCGATCTTCCTTATGACTTTTATCGTCCAGGTGAGGAAGAAGAACGCCTGCCGATCCACCTATTGATGAAGAGCGGGGAATACCGGGAACTGTCGAGAGAGTCTACTGTCGTCGAAGCCATTTCAGGTAAAAAACGGACCGATCACAAGTTGTATTACCCATCAGATCTGGTAGAAAAAATAGACGATCAGGATTTAAAGAGAAAAATCAGTGAAATATTAGAATTTTAG
- a CDS encoding dicarboxylate/amino acid:cation symporter — translation MKLSVQIIIGLILGIIVGIVLNLFAADLFTVLDKYVFGPVGTIFLNLIKMLVVPIVFFSIALGAAGIGDPKKLGRIGGKTIGFFLITTTIAIVIGLGLAYVIQPGAGGGFDTGEAKFEAEEAPPVVDTLLNIIPTNPIDAMAKGEMLQIIAFAIFVGFAVAMLGEKTKGVRRLLNEGNDILMYLVNIVMFLAPYGAFALIASAVGSFGIDALQAMGLYFGTVLLALLLHAMITYGTAISTLGKMNPIKFFKSFAPAMTVAFSTSSSSGTLPVSMKTAQENLNVPKQVSSFVQPLGATINMDGTAIMQGVATVFIAQVYAVDLSFTQLITVVLTAVLASIGTAGVPGVGLIMLAMVLKQVGLPVEAIGLVLGVDRLLDMTRTAVNISGDAACAVIVAKSEEKHGGAPQKTPDLDI, via the coding sequence ATGAAGTTAAGCGTCCAAATCATAATCGGTCTCATATTAGGTATAATCGTTGGAATTGTTCTTAACCTTTTTGCAGCCGATCTGTTTACAGTTCTTGACAAATACGTTTTTGGTCCAGTCGGAACCATCTTCTTAAATCTAATTAAAATGCTAGTCGTACCGATTGTCTTTTTCTCTATTGCACTTGGTGCCGCTGGAATCGGAGACCCGAAAAAGCTGGGTCGTATCGGTGGAAAAACAATTGGTTTCTTCCTTATCACCACCACTATTGCGATCGTAATCGGACTTGGTTTAGCTTATGTGATCCAGCCAGGTGCAGGTGGAGGTTTTGACACAGGGGAGGCTAAATTTGAAGCAGAAGAAGCTCCACCAGTCGTTGATACATTGTTGAACATTATCCCGACAAACCCGATCGATGCAATGGCGAAGGGTGAGATGCTTCAAATTATCGCGTTTGCCATCTTCGTAGGGTTTGCGGTTGCGATGTTAGGCGAAAAAACAAAAGGTGTACGACGTTTACTTAATGAAGGTAATGACATACTGATGTATCTTGTCAATATTGTCATGTTCCTTGCTCCTTATGGTGCATTTGCATTGATTGCTTCCGCCGTCGGAAGTTTCGGTATAGATGCATTGCAAGCGATGGGTCTTTATTTCGGAACTGTATTACTTGCATTGCTCTTGCATGCCATGATCACATATGGAACAGCTATTTCAACACTCGGAAAAATGAATCCGATCAAATTTTTCAAGAGTTTTGCCCCAGCAATGACGGTGGCATTCAGTACATCCAGCAGTAGCGGTACGCTTCCAGTATCCATGAAGACAGCTCAAGAAAACCTGAATGTACCAAAACAGGTCAGCAGCTTCGTGCAGCCGCTTGGAGCGACGATCAATATGGATGGTACAGCGATCATGCAGGGGGTTGCGACTGTATTCATCGCCCAGGTTTATGCGGTCGATCTATCTTTTACGCAGCTTATTACAGTTGTCCTTACTGCAGTACTTGCAAGTATCGGTACAGCGGGTGTGCCGGGGGTAGGACTGATTATGCTTGCGATGGTCCTCAAGCAAGTTGGGCTGCCAGTTGAAGCGATCGGACTTGTGCTAGGTGTTGACCGACTATTGGATATGACACGTACAGCGGTTAACATTTCGGGTGACGCAGCTTGTGCGGTCATTGTCGCTAAGTCTGAAGAAAAGCACGGCGGAGCACCGCAAAAAACGCCAGATCTAGACATTTAA
- a CDS encoding spore germination protein, translated as MKRSFRRSSKKIRSDSRDTDNGNLQKNEPLSSNVDDNINRITQLMGGSSDLHIQRFRSGNGVELALLYIEGMVDQHILIHSVTSSLMDLKMVEVPEDVNPIDYFSESVLSTSKTTKLHNWNDTVSLLLSGDAVILVQGSDQSIGCYCKGGQTRTITEPSSELVVRGPKDSFTESLVTNTSLIRQRIKNPALRVKSMHIGEVTKTEIKILYLEGIAKQGHVKELEDRLSRIEIDGILESGYLEEFIQDQTFTPFPQVINTERPDVVSGNLLEGRIAVLVEGTPFGLVLPVSFFQFFTSPEDYYLRSDIATFLRLLRILVFFVSLMAPSIYIAVTTFHQEMIPTVLLLGLAAQQEGVPFPAFIEAMIMEITFEILREAGIRMPRAIGQAISIVGAVILGEAAVQAGLVSPVMVIVVALTAISSFATPRFNIAISARLIRFVLMISAATFGFYGITIVLIMMIAHLCSLRSLGIPYLTSVAPFNASDQKDTFIRFPLWSMKKRPHETPQPNALERQAADE; from the coding sequence ATGAAAAGGTCATTTAGAAGATCCTCAAAAAAAATTCGAAGTGATTCCCGTGATACAGACAACGGAAACTTACAAAAGAATGAACCGTTGAGTTCAAATGTTGATGATAATATAAATCGGATAACACAATTGATGGGGGGGAGCAGTGACTTACATATCCAGAGGTTCCGATCTGGAAATGGAGTGGAGCTTGCTCTCCTTTATATTGAGGGAATGGTGGATCAGCATATTCTGATTCACTCTGTCACAAGTAGCTTGATGGACTTGAAGATGGTTGAGGTTCCGGAAGATGTGAATCCAATCGATTATTTCAGTGAATCTGTCTTATCAACTTCCAAGACGACAAAATTGCATAATTGGAATGATACGGTATCCCTATTGCTTTCTGGTGATGCCGTCATACTCGTTCAAGGTTCAGATCAAAGTATCGGCTGCTATTGTAAAGGCGGACAAACAAGAACCATCACTGAACCATCCTCAGAACTTGTCGTGAGAGGACCTAAAGATAGCTTTACGGAATCTCTTGTAACGAACACGTCATTAATCAGACAACGAATTAAGAACCCAGCTTTACGTGTAAAATCCATGCACATTGGTGAAGTGACAAAAACAGAAATAAAAATTCTTTATCTAGAGGGAATTGCGAAACAGGGCCACGTCAAAGAATTAGAGGATCGGTTATCCAGAATTGAAATCGACGGAATACTGGAATCAGGTTATTTAGAAGAATTCATACAGGATCAAACCTTCACTCCATTTCCACAAGTGATAAACACAGAACGTCCGGATGTGGTATCTGGAAACCTCTTGGAGGGCCGGATTGCTGTCCTTGTGGAAGGAACCCCTTTCGGACTGGTCCTGCCGGTGTCTTTTTTTCAATTTTTCACATCTCCAGAGGATTATTATTTACGGTCTGATATCGCAACGTTTCTAAGACTGTTACGGATTTTGGTATTCTTTGTTTCTTTGATGGCACCTTCTATTTACATAGCAGTGACGACGTTTCATCAAGAAATGATCCCTACAGTCTTATTATTAGGACTGGCTGCACAACAGGAGGGAGTGCCATTCCCTGCTTTTATTGAAGCGATGATCATGGAAATCACGTTCGAAATACTGCGAGAAGCGGGTATACGCATGCCACGGGCGATTGGCCAGGCGATTTCCATCGTAGGAGCTGTCATCCTCGGGGAAGCGGCTGTACAAGCTGGTCTTGTATCTCCGGTCATGGTCATTGTCGTCGCATTGACTGCAATCTCAAGTTTTGCGACACCACGTTTCAATATCGCGATTTCAGCAAGGCTGATCCGATTTGTATTAATGATTTCAGCTGCTACTTTTGGTTTTTATGGAATTACAATCGTACTGATCATGATGATTGCTCATTTATGTAGTTTAAGGTCGTTAGGCATACCTTATTTGACTTCTGTTGCTCCATTTAATGCAAGCGATCAGAAGGACACATTCATCCGCTTTCCATTATGGTCGATGAAAAAACGGCCTCATGAAACACCCCAACCGAATGCTTTGGAACGACAAGCTGCTGATGAATAG
- a CDS encoding ribonucleoside-diphosphate reductase subunit alpha, with product MSTLLNKKRFPKRIIDLTEKLTERFPHLDISEFIEKAALQWDETDEKALVNLLLLEGMAQITQEEPDWTYVCARIHLHSLYMEAADNRDQSPGYGNFHGLLQSLIEKGLFDRGILAHYTKEEVDELEAALVPERDELFTYAGIRMLADRYLARDHDRHLYELPQERWMVIAMTLMMPEPKENRLQLVKEAYWVLSNLYMTVATPTLANAGKAHGQLSSCFIDTVDDSLRGIYDSNTDIAMLSKAGGGIGVYLGKIRSKGSDIKGYKNTSSGVIAWMKQLNTTAVNVDQLGQRNGAVAVYYPVFGKDIFAFLDAKLNNGDERQRTHDLFTGVVIPDLFMEKVEKREEWHLFDPHEVKKQMGFELDDFYDEKEGEGSFREKYEQCVKNPFLSRETVPAIDIMKRIMISQLETGGPFMFYKDTVNRLNNNHHEGIIYCTNLCTEITQNQSATTVEEETTTDGKIIITKTPGDFVVCNLSSLSLAKVVKEEVLERVIPIQVRMLDNVIELNKNKIEVKQAILTNDKYRAIGLGTFGWHHLLAQEGIRWESEEAVAFADQLYEKINFLTIQASHALAKEKGAYPTFEGSDWSTGDYFKKRGYESAEWSCLAEKIQQDGVRNGWLLAVAPNASTSIIAGSTASIDPIFKKQYAEEKKNSKIPVTAPDLSPETTWFYKSAYDIDQKWSIRQNAVRQRHVDQSVSFNLYVRNTVKAKELLDLHLSAWKSGLKSTYYVRSTSHEDVEGCDSCES from the coding sequence ATGTCGACCTTACTAAATAAAAAGCGCTTTCCGAAACGTATCATCGATCTAACTGAGAAGCTCACAGAAAGATTTCCACATCTAGATATATCAGAATTCATCGAGAAAGCTGCACTGCAATGGGATGAGACGGATGAAAAAGCCCTGGTCAACCTGTTGCTGCTCGAAGGGATGGCACAGATCACTCAAGAAGAGCCGGATTGGACCTATGTCTGTGCAAGAATCCATCTTCACTCTCTTTATATGGAAGCAGCAGATAACCGTGATCAATCACCTGGTTACGGAAACTTTCATGGGTTGCTGCAATCCCTCATCGAGAAAGGTCTTTTTGATAGGGGGATACTGGCGCATTATACGAAAGAGGAAGTGGACGAGCTTGAAGCCGCCCTTGTACCTGAGCGGGATGAGTTGTTCACATATGCAGGGATCCGTATGTTAGCCGATCGTTATCTAGCTCGCGATCATGATCGTCATTTGTACGAACTGCCCCAGGAACGCTGGATGGTCATCGCGATGACATTGATGATGCCTGAACCGAAGGAAAATCGGCTTCAACTTGTTAAAGAGGCATACTGGGTGCTGTCCAATCTCTACATGACAGTCGCCACACCAACGCTCGCAAATGCTGGGAAAGCCCATGGTCAGCTCAGCTCGTGTTTCATTGATACAGTCGATGACAGCTTACGTGGTATCTATGACTCAAATACAGATATCGCGATGCTCAGTAAAGCAGGTGGAGGTATCGGAGTCTACCTTGGTAAGATCCGTAGCAAAGGGTCTGACATAAAAGGCTACAAAAACACCTCATCCGGGGTGATCGCCTGGATGAAACAGCTGAACACGACAGCCGTCAATGTCGATCAGCTCGGTCAGAGGAATGGAGCTGTTGCAGTCTACTATCCTGTGTTCGGAAAAGACATTTTTGCATTCCTTGATGCGAAGTTGAACAATGGCGATGAGCGGCAGAGGACGCATGACTTGTTCACGGGCGTTGTCATCCCTGATCTCTTTATGGAAAAAGTCGAAAAACGTGAAGAATGGCATCTGTTCGATCCTCATGAGGTTAAGAAACAGATGGGATTCGAGCTTGATGATTTTTACGATGAAAAAGAAGGTGAAGGGAGTTTCCGGGAAAAGTACGAACAATGCGTTAAAAATCCATTCTTATCACGTGAAACGGTTCCAGCGATTGATATTATGAAGCGGATCATGATCAGTCAGCTTGAAACAGGCGGGCCGTTCATGTTTTACAAGGATACGGTGAACCGTCTTAATAACAACCATCATGAAGGTATTATCTATTGCACTAACCTTTGTACGGAAATTACGCAAAACCAATCAGCAACAACTGTTGAAGAAGAAACAACTACAGATGGGAAAATCATCATCACAAAAACACCGGGTGACTTCGTCGTCTGTAATCTATCGAGCCTCTCTCTTGCGAAAGTCGTGAAGGAAGAGGTGTTGGAGCGGGTTATTCCGATCCAGGTAAGGATGCTTGATAACGTCATCGAGCTCAACAAAAATAAAATCGAAGTAAAGCAAGCGATCTTGACGAATGACAAATACCGGGCGATCGGATTAGGGACGTTCGGCTGGCATCACTTACTCGCACAGGAAGGGATCCGCTGGGAGTCGGAAGAAGCGGTGGCATTCGCGGATCAGCTTTATGAAAAAATCAATTTCCTGACAATCCAGGCAAGCCATGCCCTTGCAAAAGAAAAAGGAGCTTATCCGACATTTGAAGGCAGTGACTGGAGTACAGGCGATTATTTTAAAAAGAGAGGGTATGAAAGTGCGGAGTGGAGCTGTCTAGCCGAAAAAATCCAACAAGATGGAGTCCGGAACGGTTGGCTGCTTGCAGTCGCACCGAATGCCTCAACGAGTATCATTGCAGGCTCCACTGCGAGTATCGATCCGATTTTTAAAAAGCAATATGCAGAAGAAAAGAAAAACTCAAAAATACCTGTGACGGCTCCAGACTTGTCACCTGAAACGACGTGGTTCTACAAGAGTGCGTATGATATCGACCAAAAATGGAGCATCCGCCAAAATGCAGTCAGGCAGCGTCATGTCGATCAATCGGTATCGTTCAATCTTTATGTACGGAATACGGTGAAAGCGAAAGAACTTCTAGACCTGCACTTGTCCGCCTGGAAATCTGGATTGAAGTCGACCTATTACGTCCGGTCTACTTCCCATGAAGATGTAGAAGGGTGTGATTCTTGTGAAAGCTGA
- a CDS encoding ribonucleotide-diphosphate reductase subunit beta: MKADSTGTLNLRELYVPEAPNASTGILNGQSSNVLNWDDVRYTWAYPLYKQMLSNFWTPFEINMSGDRKQYAELSADEKEAFNKIIGLLAFLDSIQTDYANRVAGYLTDSSLTALMTVLAFQEVVHNQSYSYVLSSLVDKGKQDEIFEYWKHDSVLRERNEFIIEGYESFVKNPTPETFLESIVYDVVLEGLNFYSGFSFFYNLARNQKMVSTSTMINYINRDEQLHVHLFTKIYHAVIEEFSLDPIEAQHFVRKTFEKATELEIKWGSYILGDRFPGITSSELDAYIKFIANKRVNQLGAERPYPEHRKNPMPWIKAYESVNEGKSDFFEQKSRQYTKVSDDNGFDDL, translated from the coding sequence GTGAAAGCTGATTCGACTGGAACCTTGAATTTGAGAGAACTTTATGTACCAGAAGCCCCTAACGCATCAACGGGAATTTTGAATGGCCAAAGCTCAAATGTCTTGAACTGGGACGATGTACGCTATACGTGGGCTTACCCGTTGTATAAACAGATGCTTTCAAACTTTTGGACCCCATTCGAGATCAATATGTCAGGTGATCGCAAGCAATACGCGGAGCTGTCCGCAGACGAAAAGGAAGCATTCAACAAAATCATCGGCCTGCTCGCATTTCTCGACAGTATCCAGACAGATTATGCGAACAGGGTCGCCGGTTATTTGACAGATTCGAGCTTGACGGCATTGATGACGGTCCTTGCTTTTCAGGAGGTCGTCCACAATCAATCGTATTCTTACGTTCTTTCAAGTCTTGTCGATAAAGGGAAGCAGGATGAGATTTTCGAGTATTGGAAGCATGATTCGGTCTTACGGGAGCGGAATGAATTCATCATCGAAGGCTATGAATCATTCGTGAAAAACCCGACACCAGAAACGTTTTTGGAGTCGATCGTCTATGACGTCGTACTAGAAGGGTTGAACTTTTACTCAGGATTCAGTTTCTTCTATAACCTCGCACGGAACCAAAAGATGGTGTCGACTTCGACGATGATCAATTACATCAACCGGGATGAACAGCTCCACGTTCATCTGTTCACGAAAATCTACCATGCGGTCATCGAGGAATTTTCTTTGGATCCGATAGAAGCACAGCATTTTGTCAGGAAAACATTCGAAAAAGCGACAGAGCTTGAAATTAAGTGGGGAAGTTATATTTTAGGGGACCGGTTCCCTGGCATCACGTCATCCGAACTTGATGCCTATATCAAATTCATCGCAAACAAGCGGGTGAATCAGCTTGGGGCTGAGCGACCTTATCCTGAACATCGTAAAAATCCGATGCCATGGATCAAAGCCTATGAATCGGTGAATGAAGGGAAAAGTGACTTTTTTGAACAAAAGTCCCGCCAATATACGAAGGTTTCTGACGATAACGGTTTTGATGATCTTTAA
- a CDS encoding YwgA family protein, with the protein MLEHHARLVALFDYAREVVGRKKLQKMVYIAKKLNFPFGEKYQFHFYGPYSEELTLRVEELCNLGFIEETREKVSGYYQYRYTLTGEGEQFLKHYDLDLEPLKGCVTSMNEQPSRILELISTILYFDHLPKEEVVEKVQVVKQKQKYTEEEIEEAFRYIEDLKSQTVVS; encoded by the coding sequence GTGCTTGAGCATCATGCGCGGTTGGTTGCATTGTTCGATTATGCCAGAGAGGTCGTAGGACGGAAGAAGCTTCAGAAGATGGTATATATCGCTAAAAAGTTGAACTTTCCTTTCGGAGAAAAATATCAGTTTCATTTTTATGGGCCGTATTCAGAGGAATTGACCTTGCGAGTCGAAGAACTTTGTAATCTAGGATTTATTGAAGAAACGAGAGAAAAGGTATCAGGTTATTATCAGTATCGCTATACATTGACAGGTGAGGGTGAACAGTTCTTAAAGCATTATGATCTTGATCTGGAGCCGTTGAAGGGGTGTGTTACATCGATGAATGAACAGCCTTCACGAATCCTCGAGCTTATTTCGACCATCCTTTATTTCGATCATCTTCCGAAAGAAGAGGTTGTTGAAAAGGTACAAGTCGTTAAACAAAAACAGAAATATACGGAAGAAGAAATAGAAGAAGCATTCCGATATATCGAGGATTTGAAAAGCCAGACAGTTGTATCATAA
- a CDS encoding Ger(x)C family spore germination protein, translated as MNRFKGTQKGNGNMKRILLQVSLVIILLPLLTGCWNSRQLTDLAFVMAMGFDLTEEGRYKVSFQVAGPSSSASKFSGSSDKSPPVVVFTSTGDTVFEALRRAAKSVPRRLFYSHTSNIIISEEIARKGLSDMLDLIDRNPEFRTQIHILIARESSAEELLRQLTPLEEIPARKISGSLENTESLIGTGLAMTINELIETLIIKTKQPIITGIKSDKQPLVSQQRAGEPNLVIDGLAIFKEDRLQEWINDQDARGVLLSLGKIKSTIINLSCRGEEDQIVIEVIRSNTSLKVNMEQDIPKLQVDLGLEGNIAEVNCPLAIESSKVVHQLEKKTEKELTNEVMKAIHSAQEMKLDIFGFGEQLHRKQPEIWKKVKKDWDNLFSEAEVDVRIDFQIRRAGLRTNTIYPSGSE; from the coding sequence ATGAATAGATTCAAAGGAACACAGAAAGGAAACGGAAATATGAAACGTATCCTGCTGCAAGTCTCTTTAGTGATCATACTTCTACCTCTTTTGACTGGATGTTGGAACAGCCGCCAATTGACTGATCTGGCCTTCGTTATGGCGATGGGCTTTGATCTTACAGAAGAGGGGCGATATAAAGTGTCTTTCCAGGTTGCAGGACCTAGTAGTTCTGCTTCGAAATTTTCCGGCAGTTCCGATAAAAGTCCACCGGTAGTTGTTTTTACTTCGACTGGAGATACGGTTTTTGAGGCATTAAGAAGAGCAGCAAAATCGGTTCCGAGAAGGCTGTTTTACTCCCATACGAGCAACATTATCATTAGTGAAGAAATTGCCCGGAAAGGCTTAAGTGACATGCTGGACCTTATTGATCGTAATCCTGAATTCCGGACACAGATACATATATTGATTGCAAGGGAGAGCAGTGCAGAGGAACTATTACGGCAACTTACACCGCTTGAAGAAATACCAGCACGTAAAATCTCTGGCAGCCTTGAAAATACGGAAAGCTTGATTGGTACAGGATTAGCGATGACCATTAATGAATTGATCGAGACACTGATCATTAAAACCAAGCAACCGATCATCACTGGAATCAAGTCCGATAAACAGCCTTTAGTATCCCAACAACGTGCCGGAGAGCCGAACCTGGTCATCGATGGCTTAGCGATTTTTAAGGAAGACCGATTACAGGAATGGATTAACGATCAGGATGCAAGAGGGGTACTTTTAAGCTTAGGAAAAATAAAAAGCACGATCATCAATCTTTCCTGTAGGGGAGAAGAAGATCAAATTGTAATCGAAGTCATTCGTTCGAATACATCACTTAAAGTCAACATGGAGCAGGATATCCCTAAGTTACAAGTAGACTTAGGCTTGGAAGGGAATATTGCAGAAGTCAACTGTCCGTTGGCCATTGAATCTTCAAAGGTCGTCCATCAGCTGGAAAAGAAAACAGAAAAAGAGTTGACAAACGAAGTCATGAAAGCAATCCATTCCGCCCAAGAAATGAAACTGGATATCTTTGGTTTTGGAGAGCAGCTCCATCGGAAACAGCCTGAAATATGGAAGAAGGTTAAGAAAGACTGGGACAATCTTTTTTCTGAAGCTGAAGTGGATGTCCGTATAGATTTTCAGATTCGACGAGCAGGACTTCGTACGAACACGATCTATCCATCCGGATCGGAATAA